From a region of the Gordonia sp. PP30 genome:
- a CDS encoding decaprenylphospho-beta-D-erythro-pentofuranosid-2-ulose 2-reductase, with amino-acid sequence MFNAVGVPKSILVLGGSSEIGLAITAEFLSRGPMRVVLATVPNDPAAAAAVEQMTAAGASSVEQIDFDALDTASHPAVIDAAFAGGDIDVAIVAFGIQGDDEEAWQNQKLAVLEADINYTAAVSVGVLLGERMRAQGHGQIVAMSSVAGERVRRSNFVYGSTKAGLDGFYLGLGDALRPEGIRVLVVRPGQVRTRLSAHVAEAPLTVNKEDVAQRVVAAVGKGKEVIWVPGPFRYIMMVLRHVPRPIFRKLPV; translated from the coding sequence ATGTTCAACGCCGTCGGCGTCCCGAAGTCCATCCTCGTCCTGGGCGGCAGCTCCGAGATCGGCCTGGCCATCACCGCCGAGTTCCTCTCCCGCGGCCCGATGCGCGTCGTGCTCGCGACCGTCCCGAACGACCCCGCCGCGGCGGCCGCCGTCGAGCAGATGACGGCCGCGGGAGCGTCGAGCGTCGAGCAGATCGACTTCGACGCCCTCGACACCGCATCGCACCCGGCCGTGATCGACGCGGCCTTCGCCGGTGGCGACATCGATGTCGCGATCGTCGCCTTCGGCATCCAGGGCGACGACGAGGAGGCCTGGCAGAACCAGAAGCTGGCCGTCCTGGAGGCCGACATCAACTACACCGCCGCCGTCTCGGTCGGCGTGCTGCTCGGCGAGCGGATGCGCGCGCAGGGTCACGGGCAGATCGTGGCGATGAGCTCGGTCGCGGGTGAGCGGGTGCGCCGTTCGAACTTCGTCTACGGCTCCACCAAGGCCGGGCTCGACGGCTTCTACCTCGGCCTGGGCGACGCCCTGCGCCCCGAGGGCATCCGCGTCCTGGTGGTGCGGCCGGGCCAGGTCCGCACCCGGCTGTCCGCGCATGTCGCCGAGGCGCCGCTGACGGTCAACAAGGAGGACGTCGCGCAGCGCGTCGTCGCCGCCGTGGGCAAGGGCAAAGAGGTCATCTGGGTGCCCGGACCGTTCCGCTACATCATGATGGTGCTGCGGCACGTCCCGCGCCCGATCTTCCGCAAGCTTCCCGTCTAG
- a CDS encoding arabinofuranosyltransferase, protein MTIAAERPAASSPLRRRSRDLIELAGAVILGTAVAMAGLRVISAVGWPAFNTSNVTRALTTLGQAVCVLIAVVAVVVYRYRSASGGWRLATSWLGSIAAAGMVTVSLGMPLGATKLYLSGLTSDQQFRTEYLTRLTSSPRLHDMTYLDLPPYYPATWFWFGGRYAHVMGLPGWEAYKPWAIISIAAAAALGTVLWNRMVGVGVGTAIGLAVTVVTLHYASQEPYAAVLILVGVPMLVVTAVALRGGAGSGPRDSGGRLADGPVALRKTGWLSVVAAGLFLGVSATVYTLYTALFAGAAVLMALVYLIQVWLQSRNTAVDDAVRSARRRARMLGVLGRLAAMGLIAIVVALLFWFPYLKARAGSTVSSSGAAEHYLPENGSYLPLPMFQVSLIGLLTLAGLVWVLIRMRQRTIAFAMATTLVGVVILTLASLARTAVGSTLLSFRLEAVTAGILAAAGVFAVVELSRAAVGRFGDIRTAIGVLAAVAAVAVAQQLPSSMSGDITIAYTDTDGAGVRADHRPAGAESYYPQLHRLIREQTGRPATENVVLTADYSFLSVYPYWGFQGLTSHYANPLADFEARAATIERWSQSTTPEEFAEKLRHSPWPPPNVFLFRYSADGYTLRLAKDVYPNDPNIKRYTVTFDPAVFADPAYTVTEVGPFVLVVRHTPPK, encoded by the coding sequence GTGACGATCGCAGCGGAGCGCCCGGCTGCGTCGTCGCCGCTGCGACGACGCAGCCGTGACCTGATCGAGCTCGCCGGCGCGGTGATCCTGGGCACGGCCGTCGCGATGGCCGGGCTGCGGGTGATCTCCGCGGTCGGCTGGCCCGCGTTCAACACCTCGAACGTGACCCGGGCGCTCACGACGCTCGGCCAGGCCGTCTGCGTGCTGATCGCGGTGGTGGCCGTCGTCGTCTACCGGTACCGGTCGGCGTCGGGCGGCTGGCGGCTGGCGACGTCGTGGCTCGGCTCGATCGCCGCCGCGGGCATGGTGACGGTGAGCCTCGGTATGCCGCTGGGCGCCACCAAGCTGTATCTCTCCGGTCTCACCTCCGACCAGCAGTTCCGCACCGAATACCTCACGCGCCTCACCAGCAGCCCCCGGCTGCACGACATGACCTACCTCGACCTGCCGCCGTACTACCCGGCCACCTGGTTCTGGTTCGGCGGCCGCTACGCCCACGTGATGGGGTTGCCCGGCTGGGAGGCGTACAAGCCGTGGGCGATCATCTCGATCGCCGCCGCCGCGGCCCTCGGTACGGTGCTGTGGAACCGGATGGTCGGCGTCGGCGTGGGCACCGCGATCGGGCTCGCCGTCACCGTGGTGACCCTGCACTACGCGTCGCAGGAGCCGTACGCGGCGGTCCTGATCCTGGTCGGGGTGCCGATGCTGGTCGTGACGGCGGTCGCGCTGCGCGGCGGCGCCGGGAGCGGGCCGCGTGACTCCGGGGGTCGTCTCGCGGACGGTCCGGTGGCGCTGCGTAAGACCGGCTGGCTCTCGGTGGTCGCGGCCGGACTGTTCCTGGGCGTCTCGGCGACCGTCTACACGCTCTACACCGCGCTCTTCGCCGGGGCCGCGGTCCTGATGGCTTTGGTCTATCTGATCCAGGTCTGGCTGCAGAGCCGGAACACCGCCGTCGACGACGCCGTGCGGTCGGCACGACGACGTGCCCGCATGCTGGGCGTGCTGGGCCGCCTCGCCGCGATGGGCCTGATCGCGATCGTCGTCGCCCTACTGTTCTGGTTCCCGTATCTGAAGGCCCGGGCCGGCAGCACGGTGTCGTCGTCCGGTGCGGCCGAGCACTACCTTCCGGAGAACGGGTCGTACCTGCCGCTGCCCATGTTCCAGGTGAGCCTGATCGGGCTCCTGACCCTGGCCGGACTGGTCTGGGTGCTGATCCGCATGCGGCAGCGCACCATCGCGTTCGCGATGGCGACCACGCTGGTGGGGGTCGTGATCCTGACGCTGGCCTCGCTGGCGCGGACCGCGGTCGGGAGCACCCTGCTGTCGTTCCGGCTGGAGGCGGTGACCGCGGGGATCCTCGCCGCGGCCGGTGTCTTCGCCGTCGTCGAACTCTCCCGCGCGGCCGTCGGGCGCTTCGGCGACATCCGCACCGCGATCGGGGTGCTGGCCGCGGTCGCCGCCGTCGCGGTGGCCCAGCAGTTGCCGTCGTCGATGTCGGGCGACATCACCATCGCCTACACCGACACCGACGGGGCCGGCGTCCGCGCCGACCACCGGCCAGCGGGCGCGGAGAGCTACTACCCGCAACTGCACCGGCTGATCCGCGAGCAGACCGGGCGGCCGGCCACCGAGAACGTCGTGCTGACCGCGGACTACAGCTTCCTTTCGGTGTACCCGTACTGGGGTTTCCAGGGCTTGACCTCGCACTATGCCAATCCGCTCGCCGATTTCGAGGCCCGCGCGGCGACCATCGAGCGCTGGTCGCAGTCGACGACGCCGGAGGAGTTCGCCGAGAAACTCCGCCACAGCCCGTGGCCGCCGCCGAACGTCTTCCTGTTCCGCTACAGCGCGGACGGCTACACGCTGCGGCTGGCCAAGGACGTCTATCCGAACGACCCGAACATCAAGCGGTACACCGTCACCTTCGATCCCGCCGTGTTCGCCGACCCGGCGTATACGGTGACCGAGGTGGGGCCGTTCGTGCTCGTCGTCCGTCACACGCCGCCGAAGTAG
- a CDS encoding lipase family protein, which translates to MRRQPLRIAIVALATAAAAVFAIAPAQAAPTTTPVWSGLDARDYSGPIGAPGTLLAKTRLDPSVSLSAAGSSYRILYATKNVHGQPATSTGAVFVPRTPAPKSGYPVIAWAHGTTGLGDDCTPSALPRSDRDTQYLNHWLKQGYVVVASDYAGLGTPGLMSYLNGDVAAHSVVDSVKAAHQMGLPLSRKWAIVGQSQGAGAALNAARRATELSRGSGLDYRGVVATGTPANIEHIVWQAGPGFPPVALPGGLTVYASYILAGFSDARPDLHVGSVLTPHGRAIVEKAEVTCYDGMHDVVQGERINSWFSRPLASIPGVQGALVKYMSTPYSGYDRPIFLGQGLLDTDVPAVSAGSLYAQMLAAGQPVEFHVYPGEDHSGTVLASIPDSTQFMKRIMR; encoded by the coding sequence ATGAGACGTCAGCCCCTTCGCATCGCCATTGTGGCACTCGCCACCGCCGCCGCAGCCGTCTTCGCGATCGCTCCGGCGCAGGCCGCGCCGACGACGACGCCGGTGTGGTCCGGGCTCGACGCCCGCGACTACTCCGGCCCGATCGGCGCACCGGGCACCCTGCTCGCCAAGACCCGGCTCGACCCGTCGGTGTCGCTGAGCGCGGCCGGATCGTCGTACCGGATCCTGTACGCCACCAAGAACGTGCACGGGCAGCCCGCCACCAGCACCGGAGCGGTCTTCGTGCCACGCACACCGGCACCCAAGAGCGGCTATCCGGTGATCGCCTGGGCGCACGGGACCACCGGGCTCGGCGACGACTGCACGCCGTCGGCCCTCCCGCGCTCCGACCGGGACACCCAGTACCTCAACCACTGGCTGAAGCAGGGCTACGTGGTGGTCGCCTCCGACTACGCCGGGCTGGGGACGCCCGGGCTGATGAGCTATCTCAACGGCGACGTCGCGGCGCACTCGGTGGTCGATTCGGTGAAGGCCGCGCACCAGATGGGTCTGCCGCTGTCCCGTAAGTGGGCCATCGTCGGGCAGTCGCAGGGCGCCGGGGCGGCGCTGAACGCGGCGCGCCGGGCCACCGAACTGTCCCGCGGCAGCGGGCTGGACTACCGGGGCGTCGTCGCCACCGGTACCCCGGCGAACATCGAGCACATCGTCTGGCAGGCCGGACCGGGCTTCCCGCCGGTCGCGCTGCCCGGCGGCCTCACCGTCTACGCGTCGTACATCCTGGCCGGATTCAGCGACGCCCGCCCCGACCTGCACGTCGGCTCGGTGCTCACCCCGCACGGCCGCGCGATCGTGGAGAAGGCCGAGGTCACCTGCTACGACGGCATGCACGACGTGGTCCAGGGCGAGCGCATCAATTCGTGGTTCAGCCGCCCGCTGGCCTCGATCCCGGGCGTGCAGGGCGCGCTGGTGAAGTACATGAGCACCCCGTACTCCGGCTACGACCGGCCGATCTTCCTCGGCCAGGGCCTGCTCGACACCGACGTCCCGGCCGTGTCCGCGGGCTCGCTCTACGCGCAGATGCTGGCCGCGGGCCAGCCGGTCGAGTTCCACGTGTACCCGGGCGAGGATCATTCCGGCACGGTGCTCGCCTCGATTCCCGATTCGACGCAGTTCATGAAGCGGATCATGCGCTGA
- a CDS encoding FAD-binding oxidoreductase, with amino-acid sequence MTNTDVLPIETRKLMGWGRTMPVEGHVLSTPYPEVIAQAVARVADEDADKPSYLKRGVIARGLGRSYGENAQNAGGLTIDMTKLTRIYSIDDATAIVDVDAGVDLDTLMRVALPHGLWVPVLPGTRQVTVGGAIGCDIHGKNHHSSGSFGNHVAEMQLLVASGDILTLRPEGSPDDPDASIFWATVGGIGLTGIILRAKIKMTRTETAYFIADGTVTKTLDETIALHMDGSEDNYTYSSGWFDAISKPPKLGRGTFSRGSLATLDQLPDKLAKDPLKFDAPTLVNFPDVFPNGLANKFNFSLVGEAYYRMGGNYTGKIQNLTQFYHPLDLFGNWNRAYGNKGFLQYQFIVPPEAVEEFKGIIYDIQASGHVSFLNVFKLFGKGNEAPLSFPMPGWNICVDFPIKKGLHEFVSELDRRVLSIGGRLYTAKDSRTTAETFHAMYPRIDEWIEVRRRVDPDGVFVSDMGRRLELV; translated from the coding sequence ATGACGAACACAGATGTACTCCCGATCGAGACCCGCAAGCTGATGGGGTGGGGTCGCACCATGCCCGTCGAGGGGCATGTGCTGTCGACCCCGTATCCCGAGGTCATCGCCCAGGCGGTGGCCCGCGTGGCCGACGAGGACGCGGACAAGCCGTCGTACCTGAAGCGCGGCGTGATCGCCCGCGGCCTCGGCCGCTCGTACGGCGAGAACGCGCAGAACGCGGGCGGTCTGACGATCGACATGACCAAGCTCACGCGCATCTACTCGATCGATGACGCCACCGCGATCGTCGACGTCGACGCCGGCGTGGACCTGGACACCCTGATGCGCGTCGCCCTGCCGCACGGCCTGTGGGTGCCGGTCCTGCCGGGCACCCGCCAGGTGACCGTCGGCGGCGCCATCGGCTGCGACATCCACGGCAAGAACCACCACAGCTCGGGCAGCTTCGGCAACCACGTCGCCGAGATGCAGCTGCTGGTGGCCTCGGGCGACATCCTCACCCTGCGCCCCGAGGGTTCGCCCGACGACCCCGACGCCTCCATCTTCTGGGCGACGGTCGGCGGCATCGGCCTGACCGGCATCATCCTGCGCGCCAAGATCAAGATGACGCGCACCGAGACCGCGTACTTCATCGCCGACGGCACCGTCACCAAGACCCTCGACGAGACCATCGCGCTGCACATGGACGGCTCGGAGGACAACTACACCTACAGCTCGGGCTGGTTCGACGCGATCAGCAAGCCGCCGAAGCTCGGCCGGGGCACTTTCTCGCGGGGCTCGCTCGCCACGCTCGACCAGCTGCCGGACAAGCTCGCCAAGGATCCGCTGAAGTTCGACGCCCCCACGCTGGTCAACTTCCCCGACGTCTTCCCGAACGGGCTGGCCAACAAGTTCAACTTCTCGCTGGTCGGCGAGGCGTACTACCGGATGGGCGGCAACTACACCGGGAAGATCCAGAATCTGACGCAGTTCTATCACCCGCTCGATCTGTTCGGGAACTGGAACCGCGCCTACGGGAACAAGGGTTTTCTGCAATACCAGTTCATCGTGCCGCCGGAGGCCGTCGAGGAGTTCAAGGGCATCATCTACGACATCCAAGCGTCCGGACACGTCAGCTTCCTCAACGTGTTCAAGCTGTTCGGCAAGGGCAACGAGGCGCCGCTGAGCTTCCCGATGCCGGGCTGGAACATCTGCGTCGACTTCCCGATCAAGAAGGGGCTGCACGAGTTCGTCTCCGAGCTCGACCGGCGCGTGCTGTCGATCGGCGGGCGCCTGTACACGGCGAAGGATTCGCGCACCACGGCCGAGACCTTCCACGCGATGTACCCGCGGATTGACGAGTGGATCGAGGTACGACGCCGGGTGGACCCGGACGGCGTATTCGTGTCCGACATGGGCCGCCGGCTCGAACTCGTCTAG
- a CDS encoding universal stress protein has product MIVVGYAAGAFGRVCLEQGIVEARLRDTELLVISAVSEVRGQRIADADEIAAVTDRLIASGLRYRIQQPIGATPAEELLAAMDHPDAEMLVIGMRRRTQVGKLLLGSTSQYLLVSCRKLVLVVKPSGESERPTIPLSVDDVPEPRPKAGDEIEP; this is encoded by the coding sequence ATGATCGTCGTGGGCTATGCGGCCGGAGCCTTCGGCCGGGTCTGTCTGGAGCAGGGCATCGTCGAAGCGCGCCTGCGCGACACCGAACTGCTGGTGATCAGCGCGGTGTCCGAGGTCCGCGGCCAGCGGATCGCCGACGCCGACGAGATCGCCGCGGTCACCGACCGGCTGATCGCGTCCGGGCTGCGGTACCGGATTCAGCAGCCGATCGGCGCCACCCCGGCCGAAGAACTGCTCGCCGCGATGGACCATCCCGACGCGGAGATGCTGGTCATCGGCATGCGGCGGCGTACCCAGGTCGGGAAACTCCTGCTCGGCAGCACCTCGCAGTATCTCCTGGTGTCGTGCCGGAAGCTGGTGCTGGTGGTGAAGCCGTCTGGGGAATCCGAGCGCCCCACCATCCCGCTGTCCGTCGACGACGTCCCCGAGCCGCGCCCGAAGGCCGGCGACGAGATCGAGCCGTAG
- a CDS encoding GtrA family protein translates to MPIELPFDDEEASTDVDLKTQIVRFILTGVGSGILDLGLTLLLQYGVGASEPLAKAAGFILGTTVAYLINRRWTFRAEPSAARFAAVVVLYLVTFGVNVGLYTWLSALWPTTVVFSILAYVIAQGVATVINFVVQRAVIFKIK, encoded by the coding sequence ATGCCGATCGAGCTTCCGTTCGACGATGAGGAAGCCTCGACCGACGTCGATCTCAAGACACAGATCGTTCGCTTCATTCTGACCGGTGTCGGCTCCGGCATCCTCGATCTGGGCCTGACGCTGCTCCTGCAATACGGTGTGGGCGCGTCCGAGCCGCTGGCCAAGGCGGCCGGCTTCATCCTCGGCACCACGGTCGCGTACCTGATCAATCGCCGCTGGACCTTCCGCGCCGAGCCGTCCGCGGCCCGCTTCGCCGCGGTGGTCGTGCTGTATCTGGTGACTTTCGGCGTCAACGTCGGCCTGTACACGTGGCTGTCGGCCCTGTGGCCGACCACGGTCGTCTTCTCGATCCTGGCTTACGTGATCGCCCAGGGTGTCGCGACGGTGATCAACTTCGTCGTCCAGCGCGCGGTGATCTTCAAGATCAAGTAG